The following are from one region of the Rhizobium sullae genome:
- the ugpA gene encoding sn-glycerol-3-phosphate ABC transporter permease UgpA, whose product MQTKRTIFSNRVLPYVLLAPQLAITLIFFIWPAFQAFRQSFLREDPFGMKTTFVWFSNYTRLFENADYLNALWVTLIFAVSVTALSMSLSLLFAVCVNRVLRSGRFYTTLLVWPYAVAPAAAGLLWWFMFNPSIGILPYGLRYFGYDWNYRLHEGDAMVLIVVASAWKQISYNFLFFVAGLQSVPQSVIEAAAIDGAGPFKRFWTVIFPLLSPTTFFLAVINITYALFDTFPIVDSTTSGGPSQSTNTLVYKVYADGFVGLNLGPSAAQSVVLMLIVVALTVVQFRWIENKVQY is encoded by the coding sequence ATGCAGACAAAACGCACCATTTTTTCGAATCGCGTCTTGCCATACGTTCTTTTGGCGCCGCAGCTCGCGATTACTCTCATTTTCTTCATCTGGCCCGCATTCCAGGCTTTTCGGCAATCGTTCCTGCGCGAAGATCCCTTCGGCATGAAGACCACTTTCGTCTGGTTCAGCAACTACACCAGGCTCTTCGAGAATGCGGATTATCTGAATGCGCTATGGGTGACGCTCATCTTCGCTGTCTCGGTGACGGCACTGTCCATGAGCCTGTCGCTGCTCTTTGCCGTCTGTGTCAACCGCGTGCTGCGGAGTGGCCGGTTCTATACGACGTTGCTCGTCTGGCCTTATGCGGTTGCTCCGGCCGCCGCCGGTCTGCTCTGGTGGTTCATGTTCAACCCCAGCATTGGTATCCTGCCTTATGGGCTGCGCTATTTCGGCTATGACTGGAATTATCGGCTGCATGAAGGCGATGCCATGGTGCTGATCGTCGTTGCCTCGGCCTGGAAGCAGATTTCCTACAACTTCCTGTTCTTCGTCGCCGGCCTGCAGTCCGTGCCGCAATCGGTGATCGAGGCGGCGGCGATCGATGGCGCTGGTCCCTTCAAGCGCTTCTGGACGGTGATTTTCCCGCTGCTCTCCCCGACGACGTTCTTCCTGGCGGTCATTAACATCACCTATGCGCTCTTCGACACCTTTCCAATTGTCGATTCGACGACCTCCGGCGGCCCTTCGCAATCGACCAACACGCTGGTCTACAAGGTCTATGCCGACGGTTTCGTCGGGCTGAACCTGGGGCCGTCCGCCGCCCAATCCGTCGTGCTGATGCTGATTGTCGTCGCGCTCACTGTCGTCCAGTTCCGCTGGATCGAAAACAAAGTGCAGTACTGA
- the ugpE gene encoding sn-glycerol-3-phosphate ABC transporter permease UgpE, which produces MVENRPYLNFLTHLILIIGAATVVFPVYLAFIASTHGASDFMSGLVPMLPGDQLASNFSQLLNVGNSVAGAPPFALMLANSLLMAILIAVGKIAISIISAFAIVYFRFPLRLVAFWIIFLTLMLPVEVRILPTYKVVADLGMLNSYPGLVIPLIASATATFLFRQFFLTIPEELMEAARVDGAGAMKFFRDILLPLSRTNIAALFIILFIYGWNQYLWPMLITTDPQYYTAVMGIKRLASVLDGDTQWNLVMAGVILATLPPVLVIIVMQRLFVKGLVETEK; this is translated from the coding sequence ATGGTCGAAAATCGTCCCTATCTGAATTTCCTCACACATCTGATCCTCATCATTGGCGCCGCAACCGTGGTATTCCCGGTCTACCTTGCCTTCATTGCTTCCACCCACGGTGCGAGCGATTTCATGAGCGGCCTCGTGCCGATGCTTCCCGGCGATCAATTGGCGTCGAATTTCAGTCAGTTGTTGAACGTCGGCAATTCGGTGGCAGGCGCTCCACCCTTCGCGCTGATGCTCGCAAACAGCCTGCTGATGGCGATATTGATCGCCGTCGGCAAAATCGCAATTTCGATCATCTCGGCCTTCGCGATCGTCTATTTCCGCTTTCCGCTGCGCCTAGTGGCCTTCTGGATCATTTTCCTGACGCTGATGCTGCCGGTCGAAGTCCGCATCCTGCCAACCTACAAGGTCGTTGCCGATCTCGGCATGCTGAACTCCTATCCCGGTCTTGTCATTCCGCTGATCGCATCCGCGACCGCGACCTTCCTGTTCCGCCAGTTCTTTCTGACCATCCCTGAGGAACTGATGGAAGCGGCCCGCGTTGATGGTGCCGGCGCGATGAAATTCTTCCGCGATATCCTGCTGCCGCTGTCGCGCACCAATATTGCAGCGCTCTTCATCATCCTCTTCATCTACGGCTGGAACCAGTATCTCTGGCCGATGCTGATCACCACCGATCCGCAATATTACACGGCCGTCATGGGCATCAAGCGCCTCGCCTCGGTGCTCGACGGCGATACCCAATGGAACCTGGTGATGGCCGGTGTCATCCTGGCCACCCTGCCGCCGGTTCTCGTCATCATCGTCATGCAGCGCCTCTTCGTTAAAGGCCTGGTCGAAACGGAGAAATGA
- a CDS encoding ABC transporter ATP-binding protein: MASIEVESVGKIYHGGVKAVSGVGINIRDGEFIVLVGPSGCGKSTLLRMIAGLETISEGRVKIGDRVVNNVEPADRDIAMVFQNYALYPHMSVYDNLAYGLRNRGTPKEEIEARVAEAARMLQIEPYLQRKPKALSGGQRQRVAMGRAIVRKPAVFLFDEPLSNLDAKLRVSMRGEIKRLQRRLGTTSIYVTHDQLEAMTLADRLVVLNGGRIEQIGAPLDVYHTPASTFVASFIGSPAMNLLKGELHGDKLALGPTLIDLAGNAPASGPVTIGIRAEDLRLAGSNEYAMPLTVEYVEELGSQRLVHGLLGDQPLTAVVSPETALASELRFVIPPEKLHFFAHDTGKRIGVGALVTAHHPTVADAVKV, encoded by the coding sequence ATGGCTTCCATCGAGGTCGAAAGCGTCGGCAAGATCTACCACGGTGGCGTTAAGGCCGTTTCCGGCGTCGGCATCAATATCAGGGATGGTGAATTCATCGTGTTGGTCGGTCCGTCGGGCTGCGGCAAGTCCACGCTGCTGCGCATGATCGCGGGTCTTGAGACCATTTCGGAAGGCCGGGTAAAGATTGGCGATCGCGTCGTCAACAATGTCGAGCCTGCCGACCGCGACATCGCCATGGTCTTCCAGAATTATGCGCTCTATCCGCATATGTCCGTCTATGACAATCTCGCCTATGGCCTGAGGAACCGCGGCACGCCAAAGGAGGAAATCGAAGCGCGCGTTGCGGAAGCTGCCCGCATGCTGCAGATCGAGCCCTATCTGCAGCGCAAGCCCAAGGCGCTTTCCGGCGGCCAGCGCCAGCGCGTTGCCATGGGCCGAGCTATCGTCCGTAAGCCGGCTGTCTTCCTCTTCGACGAGCCGCTGTCGAACCTCGATGCCAAGCTCCGTGTTTCGATGCGCGGCGAGATCAAGCGCCTGCAGCGCCGCCTCGGCACCACCTCGATCTACGTCACCCACGACCAGCTGGAGGCGATGACGCTGGCCGATCGCCTTGTGGTGCTGAATGGCGGCAGGATCGAGCAGATCGGCGCGCCGCTCGATGTCTATCACACGCCTGCCTCCACCTTCGTTGCAAGCTTCATCGGCTCGCCAGCCATGAACCTCTTGAAGGGCGAACTGCATGGCGACAAGTTGGCGCTCGGCCCGACCTTGATCGATCTCGCAGGTAACGCGCCTGCCTCTGGCCCTGTGACTATCGGCATTCGCGCCGAGGATCTGCGGCTGGCGGGTTCAAATGAATATGCGATGCCATTGACGGTGGAATATGTTGAAGAACTCGGCTCGCAGCGCCTCGTGCATGGTCTTTTGGGCGATCAGCCGCTGACAGCTGTCGTTTCCCCGGAAACAGCACTGGCATCGGAGTTGCGTTTCGTGATCCCGCCGGAGAAGCTGCATTTCTTTGCGCACGACACAGGCAAACGAATCGGTGTCGGTGCTTTGGTCACTGCCCATCATCCGACAGTTGCTGACGCCGTAAAGGTTTGA
- the rsmI gene encoding 16S rRNA (cytidine(1402)-2'-O)-methyltransferase: protein MSVKEASLGDSRHSYRLHNVAIPARPLEAALYLVATPIGNLGDITLRALETLAGADVLACEDTRVTRVLLDRYGIHNRPFAYHEHNADEAGPRLLQALEAGKSVALVSDAGTPLVSDPGYRLAQSAIEAGYRVVPIPGASAPLAALVGSGLPNDAFLFAGFLPAKDKARRDRLAEFAVAPATLLFFESPHRIGATLAAAADVLGSTRRASVCRELTKTYEEFRRGTLAELAAHYAENDNVKGEIVLVIGPPEERPADEADVAAILADLVTSMPTAKAAAEAARLTGLPRKELYQRLLDMKVRNE from the coding sequence GTGAGCGTCAAGGAAGCATCACTCGGGGATAGCCGGCACAGCTATCGCCTGCACAATGTCGCCATCCCAGCCCGCCCGCTGGAAGCGGCACTTTATCTTGTCGCGACGCCGATCGGCAACCTTGGCGATATCACCTTGCGGGCGCTGGAAACGCTGGCGGGTGCCGATGTGCTCGCCTGCGAGGACACGCGCGTGACCCGCGTTCTGCTCGATCGATACGGTATCCATAACCGCCCCTTTGCTTATCATGAGCACAATGCGGATGAGGCGGGTCCGCGATTGCTGCAGGCCCTGGAAGCAGGCAAGTCTGTCGCACTCGTCTCCGACGCCGGGACCCCGCTTGTCTCCGATCCCGGCTATCGCCTTGCACAGTCGGCGATCGAAGCCGGTTACCGCGTCGTTCCCATTCCCGGAGCATCGGCGCCGCTTGCCGCGCTCGTCGGCTCGGGTCTGCCGAACGACGCCTTTTTGTTCGCGGGGTTCCTCCCGGCGAAGGACAAGGCGCGGCGTGACCGGCTGGCCGAATTTGCCGTCGCGCCGGCGACGCTCCTCTTCTTTGAATCGCCGCACCGGATCGGCGCGACGCTGGCTGCCGCTGCCGACGTGCTCGGGTCTACCCGCAGGGCGTCCGTTTGCCGCGAGTTGACGAAGACCTATGAGGAATTCCGCCGCGGCACGCTCGCGGAGCTTGCGGCGCATTATGCCGAAAACGACAACGTGAAGGGCGAGATCGTGCTCGTCATAGGCCCCCCGGAAGAGCGGCCGGCGGACGAAGCGGATGTCGCTGCCATCCTTGCTGACCTCGTCACGTCCATGCCGACGGCAAAGGCGGCTGCGGAAGCCGCACGCCTCACCGGTCTGCCACGCAAGGAACTCTACCAGCGTCTGCTCGATATGAAGGTCAGGAATGAGTGA
- a CDS encoding methylated-DNA--[protein]-cysteine S-methyltransferase has translation MAEKAHQYLIFETAAGFCGIAWNDVGVTRFQLPTKAADATERLLLRRLAAAEPGMPTPEVDEVIAAVKRYFNGEKTDFSGVKLDLEGQDAFFKSIYAAARRVGWGRTTTYGALAKELGAGPEAAKDVGQAMAKNPIALIIPCHRVLAAGGKVGGFSAPGGSNSKLRMLALEGVRLAPPEPAQQSLGF, from the coding sequence ATGGCTGAGAAAGCGCACCAGTATCTGATCTTCGAAACCGCTGCCGGCTTCTGTGGAATTGCCTGGAACGATGTCGGCGTCACACGTTTCCAGTTGCCAACGAAAGCCGCGGATGCGACGGAGCGGCTGCTGTTGCGCCGCCTTGCGGCAGCCGAACCAGGCATGCCGACGCCTGAGGTTGACGAGGTGATCGCTGCTGTAAAACGCTACTTCAACGGCGAAAAAACAGATTTTTCAGGCGTAAAGCTCGACCTTGAGGGGCAGGATGCATTCTTTAAGAGCATCTATGCTGCTGCGCGCCGCGTCGGCTGGGGTCGAACGACTACGTATGGCGCGCTGGCGAAGGAGCTTGGCGCTGGGCCGGAAGCGGCGAAGGATGTGGGTCAAGCGATGGCAAAGAATCCAATTGCCCTCATCATCCCGTGCCACCGCGTGCTCGCCGCAGGCGGCAAGGTCGGCGGATTTTCGGCGCCGGGCGGCTCGAATTCCAAACTCAGAATGCTCGCACTGGAAGGTGTCCGCCTTGCCCCGCCGGAGCCGGCGCAGCAATCGCTAGGATTTTAA
- a CDS encoding ArsC family reductase, translating into MTAIIYGIKNCDTMKKARAWLEEHGIAYDFHDYKAVGIDRAHLEQWVDRAGWDIVLNRAGTTFRKLPDADRENLTREKAISLMLDQPSMIKRPVLEAGDKLLIGFKPENYGTEFGT; encoded by the coding sequence ATGACTGCCATCATTTATGGTATCAAGAATTGCGACACGATGAAGAAGGCGCGCGCCTGGCTGGAGGAGCATGGCATTGCCTATGATTTTCACGACTACAAGGCCGTGGGTATCGACCGCGCCCATCTGGAGCAATGGGTCGACAGAGCCGGATGGGACATCGTGCTCAACCGTGCCGGCACAACATTCCGCAAACTGCCGGACGCCGACCGCGAAAACCTCACACGAGAAAAAGCGATTTCCCTGATGCTTGACCAGCCGTCGATGATCAAGCGGCCGGTTCTTGAAGCGGGCGACAAGCTGCTTATCGGCTTCAAGCCTGAGAATTACGGGACAGAATTCGGAACATAA
- a CDS encoding cupin domain-containing protein yields MAMKLMLASAVAMAARSVPYAIAPTRGRNFVAHSSDHLPMKSTPINPDWVVGGDPQARTAEHSRGHDDASLTAIWDCTAGEFRWFFGWDETVMILEGEVHITAEDGTERTLRAGDVAFFAGGTWASWRVDSYVRKIAFLRKPFPKPVAILYRLRNLMRSGGQHGLAA; encoded by the coding sequence ATGGCCATGAAGCTCATGCTCGCAAGCGCGGTCGCAATGGCCGCGCGTTCGGTGCCGTATGCCATCGCGCCAACGCGCGGCAGGAATTTCGTCGCGCACTCCAGCGACCATTTGCCGATGAAATCGACCCCGATCAATCCTGACTGGGTCGTCGGTGGCGACCCACAGGCGCGCACGGCGGAACATTCCCGCGGCCATGACGACGCATCGCTGACGGCGATCTGGGATTGCACAGCCGGCGAATTCCGCTGGTTCTTCGGCTGGGACGAGACGGTGATGATCCTCGAAGGCGAGGTTCACATTACCGCCGAAGATGGAACGGAGCGCACGCTACGCGCCGGCGACGTTGCCTTCTTCGCGGGCGGCACATGGGCGAGCTGGCGGGTGGACAGCTACGTCCGGAAGATTGCGTTTCTCCGCAAGCCCTTCCCCAAGCCTGTGGCAATCCTCTACCGTCTTCGCAACCTGATGCGCAGCGGCGGCCAGCACGGGCTCGCGGCCTGA
- the ugpB gene encoding sn-glycerol-3-phosphate ABC transporter substrate-binding protein UgpB, which translates to MFKKLSLAAAAVALSASTSFAATEVTWWHAMGGELGKKLEQIVQKFNDSQSDYHVTPVFKGTYPETLTSAIAAFRAGQQPAIVQVFEVGTGTMMAAKGAIYPVYKLMADEGEPWDPSKFIAPVVGYYSDPEGNILSFPFNSSTPILYYNKDVFKKAGLDPDVAPKTYAELADFSKKIVSSGAAKCGFTITYAATWIGLENFSAIHDLPYGTLQNGFGGPAAEFTFNGPTQVRLWDDLKKWQDTGYFQYGGPGGGPDSAPKFYSQECAIYMGSSGSRAGVIANAKNFQVGFSTLPYYDDVTKDPKNSIIGGATLWTLNGQKPEVYKGVAKFFTYLSQPEVQADWHQFSGYLPITNASYDLGKSQGYYEKNAGSDVGIKQITRGTPSDNSKGVRFGNFTQIRDVVDQQFETVLSGKQTAKQALDAAVKEGNAMLREFEAANSN; encoded by the coding sequence ATGTTCAAAAAGCTTTCTTTGGCCGCCGCTGCGGTCGCATTGTCTGCATCCACGTCCTTTGCTGCGACCGAAGTCACCTGGTGGCACGCCATGGGTGGCGAACTCGGCAAGAAGCTCGAGCAGATCGTCCAGAAATTCAATGACAGCCAGTCTGATTATCACGTCACTCCGGTTTTCAAGGGCACCTATCCGGAAACGCTGACGTCCGCGATCGCCGCTTTCCGCGCCGGTCAGCAGCCTGCCATCGTTCAGGTCTTCGAAGTCGGCACCGGCACGATGATGGCCGCCAAAGGCGCTATTTACCCTGTTTATAAGCTTATGGCCGATGAAGGCGAGCCGTGGGATCCGTCGAAGTTCATCGCTCCCGTCGTCGGCTACTATTCCGATCCGGAAGGCAACATCTTGTCCTTCCCGTTCAATTCCTCGACGCCGATCCTCTATTACAACAAGGACGTCTTCAAGAAGGCCGGCCTTGATCCGGACGTTGCCCCGAAGACCTATGCGGAACTTGCAGACTTCTCCAAGAAGATCGTTTCCTCCGGTGCTGCAAAGTGCGGCTTTACGATCACCTACGCTGCAACCTGGATCGGCCTCGAAAACTTCTCGGCCATCCATGACCTGCCTTACGGCACGCTTCAGAACGGCTTCGGCGGTCCGGCTGCCGAATTCACCTTCAACGGCCCGACCCAGGTTCGACTCTGGGACGACCTGAAGAAGTGGCAGGACACCGGCTACTTCCAGTACGGCGGTCCGGGCGGTGGTCCTGACTCTGCTCCGAAGTTCTATTCGCAGGAATGCGCCATCTACATGGGCTCCTCGGGCTCGCGCGCCGGCGTCATCGCCAACGCCAAGAACTTCCAGGTCGGCTTCTCGACGCTCCCTTACTACGACGACGTCACCAAGGATCCGAAGAACTCGATCATCGGCGGCGCGACGCTGTGGACGCTGAACGGTCAGAAGCCGGAGGTTTACAAGGGTGTTGCCAAGTTCTTCACCTATCTCAGCCAGCCGGAAGTTCAGGCTGACTGGCATCAGTTCTCCGGCTACCTGCCGATTACCAATGCTTCTTACGATCTCGGCAAGTCGCAGGGTTACTACGAAAAGAACGCGGGCTCCGACGTCGGCATCAAGCAGATCACCCGTGGCACGCCGTCCGACAATTCCAAAGGCGTTCGTTTCGGCAACTTCACGCAGATCCGCGACGTTGTCGACCAGCAGTTCGAAACCGTGCTCTCAGGCAAGCAGACGGCAAAGCAGGCGCTCGACGCAGCCGTCAAGGAAGGCAACGCCATGCTGCGCGAATTCGAAGCCGCAAATTCGAACTAG
- the ybaK gene encoding Cys-tRNA(Pro) deacylase: MSKTTRATQVLFKAGVGFTVHNYDYDPNADRVGLQAAEALREEPHRVLKTLMAEVDGKPVCVVVPSDREVSMKKLASAFGGKSANMMKPADAERLTGYHVGGISPFGQRKLVPTALEEAALNELLVYMNGGQRGLQVRLAPRDALKILNARAVPLIA, encoded by the coding sequence ATGTCAAAAACGACGCGCGCCACACAGGTTCTTTTCAAAGCCGGCGTCGGTTTCACGGTACATAACTACGACTATGATCCGAATGCAGACCGTGTCGGTCTCCAAGCCGCCGAAGCGCTGCGCGAGGAGCCGCATCGCGTGCTGAAAACATTGATGGCGGAAGTGGATGGCAAGCCGGTCTGCGTCGTTGTACCGTCCGACCGTGAAGTCAGCATGAAGAAGCTTGCGAGCGCCTTCGGCGGCAAGTCGGCAAATATGATGAAGCCGGCGGACGCCGAGCGGCTGACCGGATATCATGTCGGCGGCATCAGTCCATTCGGCCAGAGAAAGCTGGTTCCCACGGCGCTGGAGGAAGCAGCACTCAATGAACTTTTGGTTTACATGAACGGTGGTCAGCGCGGATTGCAGGTGCGTCTTGCGCCGCGGGATGCTTTGAAAATATTGAACGCCAGGGCGGTACCGCTCATCGCCTAG
- a CDS encoding substrate-binding domain-containing protein, whose protein sequence is MAEAMNYVPDSTARALSQPCSNLIGISVPTLFNDVFAEILEGMRSTFQSAGYETVIDTTDYSPAAELAWVERVLSWRPAAMILTGAHADPQLRDCLKVRGVPTLELWQYTDDPIDICVGIDHYAAGLAIGRHVFRLGYRRPAFVGAPEFRDPRAEERLAGFMAAFGTTSRREASIARPVETNAFEAGRTGTLTLLAESSEYKPDVIFYLNDHLAFGGSTACQALGLQIPRDIGVVGFNALGLTKVLSVPMTTVSTPRRLMGVMGARNLLARIRGSRVPSSICLPVEVIAGATTRLQF, encoded by the coding sequence ATGGCCGAAGCGATGAATTACGTTCCCGACAGCACGGCACGGGCGCTCAGCCAACCTTGCTCGAACTTGATTGGTATTTCCGTTCCGACATTGTTCAATGACGTCTTCGCGGAAATACTGGAGGGAATGCGCAGCACTTTCCAGTCCGCTGGCTACGAGACAGTAATCGATACAACCGACTACAGTCCGGCAGCCGAGCTGGCATGGGTTGAACGGGTCCTGTCCTGGCGACCGGCTGCTATGATTCTCACGGGCGCCCACGCCGATCCACAACTTCGCGATTGCCTGAAAGTACGAGGCGTGCCCACTCTCGAGTTGTGGCAATACACAGACGATCCTATCGATATTTGCGTGGGCATCGACCACTATGCCGCCGGCCTTGCGATAGGGAGGCACGTTTTCAGGCTTGGCTATCGGCGGCCCGCTTTCGTCGGCGCCCCGGAATTTCGGGATCCGCGAGCCGAAGAGCGCCTGGCTGGCTTCATGGCGGCCTTCGGAACTACTTCAAGGAGAGAGGCTTCGATAGCGCGTCCCGTCGAGACAAATGCCTTTGAGGCCGGTCGCACTGGCACGCTAACGTTGCTCGCTGAATCGAGCGAGTATAAGCCGGACGTCATCTTTTATCTCAATGACCATCTTGCGTTCGGCGGCTCAACGGCTTGCCAAGCGCTTGGATTGCAGATTCCGCGGGACATAGGAGTAGTCGGCTTCAACGCGCTCGGGTTAACCAAGGTGCTATCCGTGCCGATGACGACCGTTTCCACCCCACGCAGATTGATGGGCGTAATGGGGGCACGCAACCTGCTGGCGCGCATCAGAGGCTCCAGAGTTCCAAGCAGTATTTGTCTGCCCGTCGAAGTCATTGCGGGTGCGACAACACGCCTCCAATTCTGA
- a CDS encoding succinylglutamate desuccinylase/aspartoacylase domain-containing protein translates to MDVSEIIIPGDTPGIEWRLPVFRFKGDDPATPKVYIQAALHADEVPGTALLHFLCEKLRDAESTGSIAGDITIAPQANPIGAAQSHFGELQGRFDLGSRTNFNRDFPLISLRDRNSLIEDLDRYPATDQLKRQLMHVALGADLVLDLHCDDESLQYAYIDEAFWPEASDLAAALAMDAVLLSDGESSAFEEAIGFAWKYEVPGERHAHLPGKLSVTVELRGQRDVYPHMAKADAEGLWRFLAARGIIRDESISPSTFAGPAVPLDNIEMIRSPESGTVLFHCNIGEEVTEGDLLATIITRPGMAHGSIEIRAPQAGLIVTRTSDRLVRRRADLMKIACSQPSGIVRKAGTLED, encoded by the coding sequence ATGGATGTTTCCGAAATCATCATTCCCGGCGACACACCCGGCATCGAGTGGCGTCTGCCGGTTTTTCGGTTCAAGGGTGACGACCCGGCGACGCCGAAGGTTTATATCCAGGCGGCTCTCCATGCCGACGAGGTTCCGGGCACAGCGCTTCTGCACTTCCTGTGCGAGAAGCTACGTGATGCAGAAAGTACCGGCAGCATCGCGGGCGACATCACCATCGCGCCGCAGGCCAATCCGATTGGCGCAGCGCAGTCGCATTTCGGCGAACTGCAGGGCCGTTTCGATCTCGGCTCACGGACCAATTTCAACCGGGATTTCCCGCTGATTTCGCTGCGGGACCGCAACAGCCTAATCGAAGATCTCGATCGTTACCCGGCAACCGACCAGCTGAAGCGGCAGCTGATGCATGTGGCGCTTGGCGCCGATCTCGTGCTCGATCTGCATTGCGACGACGAATCCCTGCAATACGCCTATATCGATGAGGCGTTCTGGCCGGAGGCAAGCGACCTTGCCGCCGCCTTGGCGATGGACGCGGTGCTGCTTTCAGACGGCGAGAGCTCGGCGTTTGAGGAGGCAATTGGCTTTGCCTGGAAATATGAGGTGCCCGGCGAGAGGCACGCCCATCTTCCTGGCAAGCTTTCTGTCACCGTGGAGCTTCGCGGCCAACGCGATGTCTATCCGCATATGGCCAAAGCGGATGCAGAAGGCCTGTGGCGCTTCCTCGCGGCACGCGGGATCATCAGAGACGAGAGCATATCGCCGAGCACGTTCGCTGGTCCGGCCGTGCCGCTGGACAATATCGAGATGATCCGCTCGCCGGAGTCCGGCACGGTCCTCTTTCACTGCAATATCGGTGAAGAGGTTACCGAAGGCGATCTGCTGGCAACGATTATCACGCGTCCCGGCATGGCGCACGGCAGCATTGAAATTCGTGCGCCGCAAGCCGGCCTTATCGTCACCCGCACATCCGACCGGCTGGTGCGCCGACGCGCCGACCTGATGAAGATCGCCTGCAGCCAGCCCAGTGGCATAGTACGCAAAGCCGGAACCCTCGAGGACTAA
- the gshB gene encoding glutathione synthase codes for MAKIKNVAVQMDHVAGINIAGDSTFAMSLEAQARGYKLFHYTPERLSLRDGKLYASVEPMLLRDVKGDHFELGAPERVDLSTMDVVLLRQDPPFDMAYITSTHLLERIHPKTLVVNDPGWVRNSPEKIFVTEFADLMPKTLITKEAAEVRRFRDEMGDIILKPLYGNGGAGVFHSTRDDRNLSSLLEMFGQLFREPFIAQQYLPDVRKGDKRIILVDGEPAGAINRVPAEHDSRSNMHVGGRAEATELTAREKEICKRIGPALRERGFLLVGIDVIGDYMTEINVTSPTGLREVRKFGGADIASLLWDAIERKRP; via the coding sequence ATGGCCAAGATCAAGAACGTAGCGGTCCAGATGGACCATGTCGCGGGCATCAATATCGCAGGCGATTCCACCTTCGCCATGAGCCTCGAAGCGCAGGCCCGGGGCTACAAGCTTTTCCATTATACTCCTGAGCGGCTGAGCCTCCGCGACGGCAAGCTTTATGCCTCCGTCGAGCCGATGCTGCTGCGCGACGTGAAGGGCGATCATTTCGAGCTCGGTGCGCCCGAACGTGTCGACCTTTCGACCATGGATGTCGTGCTGCTTCGCCAGGACCCGCCCTTCGACATGGCATACATCACCTCGACGCATCTTTTGGAGCGCATTCACCCGAAGACGCTCGTTGTCAACGATCCTGGCTGGGTGCGCAATTCGCCGGAAAAGATCTTCGTCACCGAATTCGCCGACCTCATGCCGAAGACGTTGATCACCAAGGAGGCTGCCGAAGTCCGTCGCTTCCGCGACGAGATGGGCGATATCATCCTGAAGCCGCTTTACGGAAACGGCGGCGCCGGCGTCTTTCACTCGACGAGGGATGACCGCAACCTCTCCTCGCTGCTCGAAATGTTCGGCCAGCTCTTCCGCGAACCCTTCATCGCCCAGCAGTATCTCCCGGATGTCCGCAAGGGCGACAAACGCATTATCCTCGTCGACGGCGAACCGGCGGGTGCAATCAACCGCGTGCCGGCGGAGCACGACAGCCGCTCCAACATGCATGTCGGCGGCCGCGCGGAAGCGACTGAGTTGACTGCGCGCGAAAAGGAAATCTGCAAGCGCATCGGTCCGGCGCTCAGGGAACGCGGCTTCCTGCTCGTGGGCATCGATGTCATCGGCGACTATATGACCGAGATCAACGTTACCTCGCCGACCGGACTTCGCGAGGTTCGCAAGTTCGGCGGCGCGGATATCGCAAGCCTTCTCTGGGATGCAATCGAGCGCAAACGGCCTTAA